From the Leptolyngbya sp. O-77 genome, one window contains:
- a CDS encoding MSMEG_0568 family radical SAM protein, with translation MNKQQLITALQSQGLKLVEDRVGASGRRGGAGPSDHKAVTVDGTTIMVPVFTDAAARSPFSVSLDDPADLPLLRVDDEAIAPLHFPQQPKFYGLSTADGVPYWKIALLHSHDVLATTVLQTCRRYRDESTVCQFCAIEKSLEAGRTIARKTPAQLAEVAEAAVRLDGVKHMVMTTGTPNTGDRGAAYLAECARAVKQRVDLPIQAQCEPPDDFAWFAKLHAAGVDSLGMHLEAITPEVRARIMPGKADVPVDYYFRAFEAAVKVFGRGQVSTYLLAGLGDTVEALVQGCDRLIQLGVYPFVVPFVPITGTPLAQHPAPSSEFMMAVYQQVGALLRQAGLSSRDMKAGCGKCGACSALSTFE, from the coding sequence ATGAACAAACAGCAGTTGATTACGGCGCTTCAGTCTCAGGGTCTGAAGCTGGTTGAAGACCGCGTGGGGGCATCGGGGCGCAGGGGCGGCGCGGGCCCGTCGGATCACAAAGCGGTGACGGTGGACGGCACAACCATCATGGTGCCTGTGTTCACCGATGCAGCAGCGCGATCGCCCTTCTCGGTGTCCCTGGACGACCCCGCCGACCTGCCCCTGCTGCGCGTGGATGACGAGGCGATCGCCCCGCTGCACTTTCCCCAGCAGCCCAAGTTTTATGGGCTATCCACCGCCGACGGCGTTCCCTATTGGAAAATCGCCCTGCTGCATAGCCACGACGTGCTGGCAACGACCGTCTTGCAAACCTGCCGCCGCTATCGAGATGAATCCACCGTTTGCCAGTTTTGTGCGATCGAGAAATCGCTAGAAGCTGGTCGCACCATCGCCCGCAAAACGCCCGCCCAGCTAGCGGAAGTGGCGGAAGCAGCGGTGCGACTGGATGGCGTGAAGCATATGGTGATGACCACTGGTACGCCCAACACGGGCGATCGCGGGGCGGCATACCTGGCGGAGTGTGCGCGGGCGGTAAAGCAGCGGGTGGATTTGCCGATTCAAGCCCAGTGCGAACCGCCAGACGACTTTGCCTGGTTTGCCAAGCTGCACGCGGCGGGCGTAGACAGCCTGGGAATGCACCTAGAGGCAATTACGCCGGAGGTTCGCGCCCGCATCATGCCTGGAAAAGCAGACGTGCCCGTGGACTATTACTTCCGGGCATTTGAAGCGGCGGTGAAAGTATTCGGGCGCGGGCAGGTTAGCACCTACCTGCTGGCGGGACTGGGCGACACAGTAGAAGCGTTGGTGCAGGGGTGCGATCGCCTCATCCAGCTTGGCGTATACCCGTTTGTTGTGCCGTTTGTGCCGATCACGGGAACGCCGCTGGCTCAACATCCTGCACCCAGCAGCGAATTCATGATGGCGGTCTATCAGCAGGTCG